A window of Hypanus sabinus isolate sHypSab1 unplaced genomic scaffold, sHypSab1.hap1 scaffold_1234, whole genome shotgun sequence contains these coding sequences:
- the LOC132386631 gene encoding zinc finger protein 229-like yields MAHQRVHTGEKPFTCSECGKGFTQTSTLLVHQRVHTGERPFTCSVCGKGFTQSSHLQIHQRVHTGERPFNCSVCGKGFIQLSHLQRHHRVHTGEKPFTCSVCGKGFTWLFSLQKHQRVHTGEKPFTCSVCGRRFTESSTLQNHQRVHTGERPFTCSVCGKGFTQSSHLQIHQRVHTGERPFNCSVCGKGFIQLSHLQRHHRVHTGEKPFTCSECGKGFTWLSSLQKHQRVHTGEKPFTCSVCGRRFTESSTLQNHQRVHTGERLFTCSECGKGFTLSSTLLIHQRVHTGERPFTCSVCGKGFTLSSTLLVHQRVHTGERPFTCSVCGKGFTNLSSLQRHQRLHTGEKPFTCSECGKRFTQSSNLLSHQRVHTGEKPFTCSVCGKGFTQSSHLRSHQRVHTGERPFTCSVCGKGFTQSSTLQSHQSVHTGERPLSCSVCGKGLTVSSTLQRHQRVHTGEKPFTCSECGKGFSQLSSLQKHQ; encoded by the coding sequence atggcacaccagcgtgttcacaccggggagaagccgttcacctgctcagagtgtgggaaaggatttacacagacatctaccctactggtacatcagcgagttcacactggggagaggccattcacctgctcagtctgtgggaaaggattcactcagtcatcccacctacagatacatcagcgagttcacactggggagaggccatttaactgctcagtctgtgggaagggattcattcagttatcccacctgcagagacatcatcgagttcacactggggagaagccgttcacctgctcagtatgtgggaagggattcacttggttattcagcctacagaaacatcagcgagttcacactggggagaagccgttcacctgctcagtctgtgggaggagattcactgagtcTTCCACCctgcagaatcatcagcgagttcacactggggagaggccattcacctgctcagtctgtgggaaaggattcactcagtcatcccacctacagatacatcagcgagtccacactggagagaggccatttaactgctcagtctgtgggaagggattcattcagttatcccacctgcagagacatcatcgagttcacactggggagaagccattcacctgctcagaatgtgggaagggattcacttggttatccagcctacagaaacatcagcgagttcacactggggagaagccgttcacctgctcagtctgtgggaggagattcactgagtcTTCCACCctgcagaatcatcagcgagttcacactggggagaggctgttcacctgctcagaatgtgggaaaggattcactctgtcatctaccctactgatacatcagcgagttcacactggggagaggccgttcacctgctcagtctgtgggaaagggttcactctgtcatctaccctactggtacatcagcgagttcacactggggagaggccgttcacctgctcagtctgtgggaagggattcactaatttatccagcctacagagacatcagcgacttcacactggggagaagccgttcacctgctcagaatgtgggaagagattcactcagtcatccaacctactgagtcaccagcgagttcacactggggagaagccattcacctgctcagtctgtgggaagggattcactcagtcatcccacctacggagtcaccagcgagttcacaccggggagaggccattcacctgttcagtctgtgggaagggattcactcagtcatccaccctacagagtcaccagtcagttcacactggggagaggcctctctcctgctcagtctgtgggaagggattaactgtgtcatccaccctacagagacatcagcgagttcacactggggagaagccgttcacctgctcagaatgtgggaagggattctctcagttatccagcctacagaaacatcagtga